Within Mesoplodon densirostris isolate mMesDen1 chromosome 13, mMesDen1 primary haplotype, whole genome shotgun sequence, the genomic segment GCCTCAGGAGAGCGCCCTCAGGAGCTGCtacacctccccagggcctgaaTAGAGGGACTTTTGGGATGTGAACTGAACACCCTTCTGGGGAGAGTCAACGACCCTTTTACTCAACAGAGCAGGAACTCAGTCAGTAGGCTATTTGTGTGGAAGGAAATGAAGTCGCTTCCATGGCAGAAGAGCCCCCACCGCAGCAACCTTCGTCCCAGAGCTGCTGGCTGACCTTCTGGCCAGGATCCCTCCTACCTCAGCGTGGAAGGCCCGGCCTCGTGGAGAAGTGTAGGTTCTGAAGAAAGACCTGGCACCTGGGTTCTGCTGCTACACTTGCCTTATCTCGTGGCCCTTGTGGCTCTAGCTTTCCCAGAAACCTCAAGGGCTAAGTGCCTGTGCTTGCTCAGGGGCCGCACGCCATTCCCCATTTCCAGCCTCAGGCCCTCCCGCTAGCTGCCTCCTCTagggaccccctccccccaacacacacacacacacacacacacacacacacgcacgcacactgGGGATGTGCCTTCTCACAGCAGCTCAACCACTGAGATGATTTAGGGACTGTACCCAAACTCCTGCATCCCCAGCCTCTCAAGTTTTTGCTCTGATCCCTGGCGCCCCCTGGAGCTGTTCCACCTTTGGAACCTTTCCCAGGTGGCAGGAGTGCCTAGCACAGGGGTAGTGACCTAAGTCTGAGCACTGGCGACCCTAGAAATCTGTTACAGAAAAGCATTTTATTGAGCAGTAAGGGACGCCACTGGGGACGGAAAGGCCTGGCAATAAAGGAGCATGTGAACCTCGGGACAGGGTGCGTGCTGCTTGACTCTCCATCCTGTTCTTGCTTCAGGGAGCAGGGCTTCCTGGGCCTCTCTATCCTGCCTCCTGAGACCCCAGGCAGGAGGATCTTTGGGAAGCCACAGATTGCTGCTTTCAGTTTCAAAAAGCCCAGCTCCCCACTGGTTTGTGGTGGTGGCCGCTGACAATGGCTCAGGGCAGGAGCCCATGTGGTAGACTGCTAAGGCTTCTCTGCACCCTGTCTCTGCTCCTGCATCCTCCTCGGCTCGCAGAGTGCAGACTTCACTTTCTTCAGCTCACAAAGGGGCCCGTGAGGATTGAGCAGAGGAATGCCAGGTTTTCTTCCAGGCCAGCTTCCGCCCTGGGATGTTCAGGGCAGGCTCTCATTTCAAACCTCACTTTCTGAGGCTCCTGGCTTATGGCCATTTAGTGTGCAGGGAGGCTCCTGGCTGAGGAAGGCTCAGACAGAACGACGCAGGTTCTAATCTGTGGTAGTGGGcagtgggggggcggggcgggaggggTCACTGCAGGAAGAGGCATTCGCTGTCTTAGGCAGTTAAACCATTGCCCCGTCTTCAGAATGGTTCAGCCAGCAAGATTCTGTGGAGTCCGCCTCCTGGCACCATGCTACAATCGCCGGATTTTGGGTCTGGAGCAACCGAGATCTTCGTCTGACTCTTCCGGAGCTTGCTTTCTCTCGGGAGCACATCTGGGGACTGGCTTCTCGGCTTCCGCCTTTGCTGGCATGGCCAAAGGAGCATCCCCGTAGGCCCGGTAGCCACCAACCAGGCAGTATGTCTCCCCATACCGGCCCAActgcgtttctccacaccctcggttgaggacatggtagtgaccaggtg encodes:
- the LOC132500979 gene encoding DPEP2 neighbor protein-like, giving the protein MSDRIVYIYSNLCSVPWLGSAAAAVAPISPPTPGHYHVLNRGCGETQLGRYGETYCLVGGYRAYGDAPLAMPAKAEAEKPVPRCAPERKQAPEESDEDLGCSRPKIRRL